The region AGTTGCCCTCCGCATCCTGCCGAAGTTCGACGGGGATGGCCCCCTCGTTCACGAGAGACTCCGTGACAACGCCCGACGTGGCGGGACGCTCGGTAACGGACCGGTCCTCGTTGACCTGGGCTCGGACAGACCCGGCTGTGAGAAGGAGCGTGGTGAGGGCGAAAAAGGCAGAGACTCTCATAACAGATCGGATCGAGAAAGAACGGCGAGGCGACAGCGGCGGAGCTAGTAGGTGTCCACCAGCCGCACGTTGTCGATGAACACGTCCCCCTGCTCGTCCATAAAGAAAACGAGTTGCTTGACGTTCGACACGTCGAATTCGCCTCGTGTGGGGGCGCCCCCAACAGTCGCGGGACTGGCTGCCAGTTGGCGCCCACCGGGGCGAAGGTCACTCAAGGGGATCGTCACGGTCTGCCACTCCGCCGTGAACTGACCGGACGGGGTAGATCGGCCATCGAGCGTGGCCCCCAAGAACTGCCGGCTGTAGTCCTCCAGCCCGACGCGGATTGGGAGGCTGCTGGCCGTTCCCGATGGGAGGCGGATGTCGAACTGCACTGCGGCCCGCTGAAAAATCGGCGTCAGGTTGACCGGATACCACCGGTCCCAGCTCACACCCATCGCGGCCTCGTAGCACCCCTCCGGCCGGACGTCCCACTGCAAATGTAGCGCCGTAGATCCCGTCGACGGGTTGGCCTGCGTGGGCTCGATGGACTGGCACGCGTCGGTCACGAGCCCCCAGCCGTTGCTGTTGATGAACGCATCGTCGAAGAGTTGGATGGGGAGCGCCGTCGGGCTCGGGCGCGGCGCTTCGACGAGCCAGGGCTCCTGCTCCTGTGCCTCGTAGAACACCAGTTGGATGTCGTCGAGGTAGATGCTCCCGCTCCCCTGCAACTCCATCATGAGCTGCTTCACGTTCGTCGCGTCGAGGTTCTCCACGTCCATGTCGAAGGCCGACAGGGGCACGACCACCTTCTGCCACTCCTCGTCGATGAAGGTCCGCTCGAAGTACTTGTTGTCGGTGTAGGCGAACCCCATCCCTCCCGAATAGTCTTCCAGCGTCAGGACGATGGGCAGGCCGTACATCGTGCCTTCTTTGGAGCGGACCTGCATCTCGAAGGCGGCGTACGGGAGGAGCTGCGAGAGGTCTTTGCCGGCCCAGCCGTCCCACCCGAATCCGAGCCCGGCCCAGTCGCAGCCCTCGGCACCGCGGTCCCACGAGACCTCGACCGCGCGCCGCCCTTCGTAGACGACGTCCTGCGTGACGCGGCCCTGGGTGCAATTGGTGTCTTCCTGGAACCAGACCGTGTCGTCGTTCTGGTCCTCGTACACCACGGGCTCGACGGCGAGGGACAGCATCCGCGGGCGCTCCGGCACGGGCGCAGGCTCGACGCCGGAGTAGAGCACGGCGGGCTGGAACTGCACGCACGCGGGCAGCATCACGACCGCGACGAGCAGTGCGGCGGGGGCGAGCAGAGAAAGAGCGGAGCGTCGGGCAGTCATGGGCGCCGTGGGGCGGTGGTTAGAGTTGCAACGGGCCACCGGTGGTGAAGTTGAGATAGTCGATCCCGAAATCCACCGGCAGCGGCGGCGTGGGCTGACCGTTGTCATCCGAGATGAGCAATACACGGATCGCGACGATCTCCTCCGTCTGCGCCTGGGTGATAGCGGTCGCGCTCAGCGGCGCCGAGAACGCTTGCCATCCCTCCCCCTCGATAGGCTGGTCGAGGATCGAGAACGTAGCGTCCTGCCCATCTTCGTAGGCCCCTGACCCGTTCGTGTCGACCGCTAGCTGCACGACGGCAATCGTGTTCGGGCTGCCGAAGCTGTAGAGGAACGCGTTGAAGAAGAGGTCCTCCGGTACCGTAGTCGGGACGGGGAAGTAGGTCTCTCCGGTGATCGAGGCGTTGATGCTGATCAGGCCGATGAAGAACGGATCGGCTACCACCGGGCCACCGGTGCTGCGGAGCAGGTAGAAAAAATCGCCCTGCGCGGGCGGCACTTCGGCACTGCGGCCCGTAGCCGTCAAATCGAACTCGAACTCGAAATTGCCGATCATGATCGAGGGGCTCGCTTGCTCGAAGTCGGCGATGACGGTCACGTCGTAAGCGCGGGGGGTCACCACCTCGACGGTCGTCCGCAGGGTGTCGGCGTTTTCGTCATCGATGAGGAGCACGGCGTCAGCCACCTCCGTCTTGAACAGGGGGAGGTCGGTCGTCCCCCCGTTCCATCGGGCGTTCTCAGCCGACAACTCATTCGAGAAGCCCTCGATGCGCTTCACCGCCCCGCTCTCCTGCCCGGTGATCTCCAGCACCCACGCCACCTGCTTGTTGAACTGGGCCGTGAAGGTGACGAATTCACCCGCCGCGAAATCGACCTCCTCCTGGCTCGCCATGAGCGAATCGACGACGAAGAAGTCGCCGAAGCGGTCGGTGAGGTTGGGGCCTTCCGCATCGGTGACGTGGTCGCAGCCGGCGGCGGCGAGGCCGACGAGGAGGAAGAGGGCGGCGGCGTACCCCGTACGGGACTTCGTTGCAATCATAGCGGGCATCGGTCCGACGGATTAAAAGGACATGCTGTAGAGGGCGAAGATCTGGTCGAGGCTGTAGTCTTCGGCCGGGGTAGCGTCATCGCTGTAGTTGAAACGCTGGTACTGCACGGTGAGGTATATCCCCTCCTTGAAGCGGTAGCGAAGCCCGGCGCCCACGAGGGACTCCTGATCGTCTGTGACGAACTCCCCGGGGAAGTCGCGGATGTCGTTGAAGTTCTCTAGGAGGGGCACGTAGTCGCGCCCGCTCGACGAGCGGAGCTTCGTCCCGAGGAGCACGTCGAGCCGGTCGTAGACCTCGACCGACACCCCGGCCTCGACGAGCGTGGAGGTGAGATCGACCTGCTCGACCTCTTCCCCGCCGCGGCTCGTGTCTTCGTACTGGAGTCCGAGCGTCACGCCAAGCATCTTGTCCCAGCCGATGAGTTGGTCGACACGCACGTCGGCCTCGGCCCGGAGGAGGAGGAAGTCCTTCAGCTCGGTCGTGCCCTGCCCGCGAATCTCGCGCAGCACCGCCGTCGTGAGCGCGGCGTTGACCGGGCTCTCTGCCGGGGCGTAGGCCGCTTCGAGGCGCACGCCCCGGCGGTTCGGCGTCGCCCGCCCGTACGGGAGGACGTTGTTGTAGCGCGGGTCGTAGCGCATCAGCTGGTTCGCCACGCGGAACGTGTAGACGGCCGGGTCGCGCGTGAGGTCGAAGAGCGTCACACGCCGGAGGTCGCGCTCGTTGCCGACGCGGTTGTAGAAGCTGCGGGGACGCGTGTAGTCGACGCGCTTGCTCTGGGCGGCGACGCTGTAAAACTCCGGCCCCACGTCGACGAACATCGCCGAGACGTCGAGCCCCAACTCCTTGAGTTCGCCCCGCAGCCCGACCTCGATGAACGTATCGCTGTCGCGGACGAGGGTCGTATCCATCTCGACGAGCACGCTATCCACGAGCGATTCGGTCTCGGTCCGCTGCTTCACGACCGACCACCCTGTTTCACCGAGGAGGTGGACGGCGTAACGATCCTCGTCGAGCAGGGTCACGTCCGTGTCGAACGAGACGACGGAGTTGCGGATGCCCGTGTTGGCGTTCCCCGAGCCGAGGTCGTCCCACGTGTAAGCGAGGTTGACGCCGAGCCGGCCCTGCGACCGGTACGGCCCGAAGCGCGCCGAGGTCGCCCCGACCCGGCCGCCGCCGATGAACCGGGTGGGCGTATCCGTAAAGTTTGTCGCCCGGAGCCGGGCGAGGAAGCTCCGCACCTCGACCGCGTCGAGGCCCTCGTCGAAGGCGAGGCCGAAGTCGAGCTTGCCGCCCTGGAGCCGCCGCGTGTTGAAGCCGGTGTAGAACTCCTCGTAATAGATGATCTCCTTCTGCGGGACGAACACCTCGGGCTCGTTGACGGAGCCATCCTCGTCGGGCAGGAAGAGGGTGTACGGCGTCAGCGCCATGTCCATGTCGCCGACGCGGTAGCTAAGCACGTCGGCGATGATGCCGCGCGCCCACAGCTCGCGCACCTCGACTGTCACGCCGGACCCGAAGAACCCGCCGAACTCGTTCCGCAGCCGGACGACGCCCTGCACCTCGGTCACGTCGTTGGGCTGGCCGTTGACGGCGAGGTCGAGCACGAACTCCCCGTCGGTGAGGTTCTCCACGCTCGTCGTGTCGGTGTCGAGGAGGTCGCCGCCGATGCCGACTTGCTGGATGAGGCTACGGCCGAGGCCGTTGAACCGGATGCCCGGCCCCTCGTCGGCGTCGGGAGCCCCCTGCGCGAGGGCGGGCGCCGACGGCACCACGAGGGCGAGGACGAGCAGGCACGAAGGTAGGAGTGGCCTCATTCCGCAAGCGGGTTAGATGAATATCTTGAGCTCGACCGTCAACTCACGGCCTCGGTAGGTGTCAATCGCGAAGCTCTGGTCCTCGAAGTGCATCCACCGGTGGCGGACGTAGAGCCCCACGTTGGGCGCGATCGTCCAGTCGAAGCCGAGCCCGATGCCCGTGGCGTTCTGGTCGCGCGGCTCCCCGCTCTCGTCGTCGAGAGCCGTGAAGCGCCCGCCCTGGGCGTTTTCGAGGCCGAGGTAACCGGCCACGATGAAGTTGTTCACGAGTTCGTAGTAGATGTCGAACTCGTGGTACTGGACGAAGACGTACGTGTCGTCGTCACGCGGCACGCCGGTGAAGCTGCGGTTCGCCGAGCCGAAGCTGCCGAGGTAGAAGAAGTAGAGCGGGCGGTCGAGCACCTCCGCTCGCAGCTTGGCCTGGAGATCGACCGCGTGGTAGTACTTGCGACCCGGAGCGACGCCCGTGACCTGGTCCACGTCGGTCGTCTGGACGCGCTCGAAGACGCCACGGAAGAAGGAGAACTGCCGGGCGAAGGGCCCGAAGGAGGTCGCGCACACGGCCTCGGCGGGGAACGGGTTGTAGACGCGCGACACGGCCAGCCCGTTGATGCGGTGGACGTATGACAGCTCCGTCGTCGTCGGGGCGAGTTCGTGGGCGACGCCCCACCCGACGCCGAGCTTGGCCGGACCTGCCTCCCACGCCGTGTTGAAGTTGACGCCGCGCCGGTTGTGCGCGAGTTGGTTCACCTGCGTAATCGCCCCGCCCGTCGAGCCGGAGCCGGCCGTCACGGCGCAGCGCGGGTCTACGCGGAGGTCGGGGTTATTGCCGGTAGCAATCTCGCCGTTCTCGTTGAAGAAGTGCCGGCCGACCTGGTAGAGCTGCACGTCGAGCGGGAAGTACGTCATCGCGGCCGGCACGCGGGCGCGCACCATCAGCGCCTCGCCCCACGGCGGCGACAGGTCCGGGCTCTCGAACTTGCTCGCGCCGAGTTCGCCGCTCACGTTCACGCCTTTCACGTAGGTGTCGAACGAGACGGTGTGGACCTGGTACTCGCGCCGGTCGGTGCTCAGGCTGTCGAGCGCGCGGTAGCTGTAGATCCCGTTGTAGCCGACGAGGTTATCGCCGAAGGCCTTCTGCAACCGGCCGCCGGAGATGAAGCTGGGGAGCGCGCGCGCCTCGCCGTTGAAGCCGAGATAAGTCGGCACGTCGCCCGCCGGGTCCCCGTCCACGCCGGATTCGCTCGGGTCGGTGATCGCGCCCGGCAGGCCGCCGTTGGGCTGCGTCTTGCCCCAGAACGCGTCGAATCCAATCTCGCCGGGTAGCCGCCGTCCGTCGAGGATCAGCCCCTGGAAGGCCTGGTAGTTCCAGCGCTGGTCGCCGGGGTTCGCCTGTCCCGTCTCGTAGTAGCTGTTGTACTTCGCCAGGCCGTTCACGCCTTCCCACGGCGTCCGGTCGAAGATCGTAAAACGGTCCAGCACCTGGTAGACGCCGATCGTGAACGGGCTGAGGTTGTACCAGTGGATCCCGCCGGCTCGGACGCCGAAGGTGCCAACCTCCGTGCGGAAGTTGCCGTAGAAGTTGACGCCGAGGTTGAGCGAGACCACGTTGTTGACGGTCCCTTCTTCCCCATCGTACGGCGTGAACACGAACAGCTCGGTGCCGAAGCTCGACCGGCCGCTGGGCCGCCCGAGGATGTTGATGGAGAGCATCGGCTCGCGGTAGCCGTCGCCAACACCGTACGTCCGCTCGAAGGGGGCGAGGTTCGGGTAGGGGTCGGTGATGTCGCGGTAGTAGAGGAACAGCCGGTAATAGCCGAAGACCGTCAGCGGCAGCGGCCGTTCGCGCAACGCCGCCGTCGTGTCCTCGGCCGGATAGTCGCGATAGGTCGAGTCCGGGTCGATCGCCCGTGAGGCGAGGAGCCCCGGCGTTCGCTCGACGAGCGCCCTCGTAGTCTCCGAAGCGAGCTCAACGTTCGAGGTTGACCCCGTCGCCGCCCGTCCGGTAAGCCCGATCTGTGCAGCGAAGGTCCCCTCCCACTCCGCGTCAGCCCCAGCGATGTCCTGCGCAGCGGCCGGGCGAGACGCCCCGGCGGCCAGGCCAAGGACCACGGCCATCACTACGATCACCCCAGCCCCTCGGCTGGCGACGGCGCGGAGGCCGCCGCCAGCCGAGGCTGGACGAATACGTTGCCGGTACGGACGGAGAGGCTGCATCGCCATGAGAGGGACCCGGGCTCGTTATTTCAGCAGGACGAGGCTGCGCGTCTGCACAGCGGTTTCGCCCGTGACGCGGTAGAGGTACATCCCGCTCGGCAAGTCCTGCCCGTCGATCTCGAAGGTGTGCGGGGTCTGGGCCGCCAGCGTCCCCTCGTGCAGCACGCCAACCCGGCGCCCGAGCACGTCGAACACCTCGACGCGCACCGACTGCGCGCGCTCCACAGTCACGTCGAACCGCGACAGCGAGGTGAACGGGTTGGGGTACGCCCCGCCCAAAACGATGGCGTCCGGCAGGCCCGAGGCGTCCGACTCGTTCGCGACCGTCATCCCGGTACTGAACCCGATCTCGTCGAAGGCGAGGGCGAACTCGGGCCCGGCCGGGATCCCCCCGAAGGCGAACACCACGTTGATCACGCGCGAGAAGTCGAAGCCGTCGTCGGACCCGGCGTTCACCGAGTTGTCGTCGGCGAACGACGCCAGCGGGATCTGCACGAGCTCGTACTCGCTCCCGAGCGAGAGCCGGTAGTTCGCCTGGTACTCGTCCTCCGTCGCCCCCTCGTACACCCCGTCGCCGTCGGCGTCCTCCTGGAGGTTGATCTCGAGCGTCAGCGGGAGGTTCGACGCCTGCACCGTCGTCGGGCGGACGTAGAGCGTGAGGTACTCCGAGGCGCTCGCGTCGACGCCGGCGGCGAGGACGACGGCGGCCCCGGCGAAGCCCCCGCCACCGCCGGGGTTGATCCCGAGCGCGAGCCCGGTGTTCTCGGCGCCGCCGAGCCCGTCGATGGGCCCGACGCCGGCGCCGATCTCGGGGGCGCCGCCGGAGAACGCCGAGACGTTGGCCACGTCCCCGTCGTCGAACGTATCGAAGACCACTTGGGCCGAGGCCGTGTGCGGGACGACAGCAGCGGCGGTCAGCAGCACGAGCGCGGTGAAGGAGAGGTGCCGTAGCGAGTGTTTCATGACAGGAGAGAGGGCTTGGTGTGGTGTGACGAAACTGTTAAGGCGTTGGACAAGATAGCAGGCATGAAAACCTTTTCAAAGCGCTTCCATGAAGTTTGAGCGGGACGAAGCGAAAGTCACCCTCAGCCACACGACAAGATGCCCACCCCGGCGGCAGGGGTCGTACTTCCACCCGGCTATCTCCCACAATAATACGCCCAGCCTCGTTACGTGAAGCAGGGCTCCCGCAACACGCGCCACTCGTTCAGCCTGATGCCCGGCTCCGGCTAGCCGTCTCCCCCCTCGGCCGGCGACGCCGTCGACTTGCGGACGACGAGTTCGACGGGCGTGACGTGTCGGAGCGGCGGCTCCGCCCGCTCCTCGTTCTCCAGACACTCGGCGAGGCGGCGGATCGCGCGGTACCCGATCTCGCGCATGGGGACGTGGACGGACGTCAGCGGCGGCAGGGTGTACTGCGTGCTCCCGATGCCGTCGAACCCCGCCACGGCCATCTCCTCAGGCATGGCGATGCCGGCCTCGTGGAGCGCGCGCATGACCCCGATCGCGCAGTAGTCGTTCGCTGCCACGATCGCCGTCGGGCGTGGGGTGGCGCAGAGGAGGACCCGCGCCGCGCCGTAGCCTCCTTCGCGGGTGTACTCGCCCTGATACTCCAACCGGCTGGTGTCGGCAAACCCGGCCTCGGCCATCGCCGCCCGATACCCCCGCGTCCGCTCCTCCGCATCGCGCGCGTGGACGGGCCCTTTGATGAGTGCGATGCGGCGGTGCCCGAGCCCGAGGAGGTGCTGCGTGAGGGCGTAGCCCCCGCCGTAGTTGTCGAAGTTGATGACGTCGAAGGCGGGATCGTCGACGTAGGTATTGACGAAGACGACGGGGCCCTTGGTCTCGGAGATGGATGCGGCATCCCGGGGCTGGAGTTCGGGCGCCATGATGACCATGCCGTCCACGCGCTTGTCCATCGCCTGCATCGCGGCGTCGAACTCGTCGGTATGGCGGTGCGAGGTCGAGATCATCAGGAAGAACCCCGTCTCCTGCGCGGCCTCGTCGAGCCCCGTCAGGAACTCCGAGAAGAACTCGGCCCCGACGAAGGGCAGCAGCACGCCGAGCCCGCCGGTCTTCTTGCTGAGGAGGCTGCGGGCCACGAGGTTCGGCGTGTACCCGAGCGCCCGCGACGCGTCGAGGACCAGCCGCCGCTTGTCTTCGTGAACGGGGCACGTGCCGTTCAGCACCCGCGAGACGGTAGCGGTCGAGACACCCGCCCGGCGCGCAACGTCACGGATAGTGGCACTCATGGTTGGCAGTTTCTTGGTCCTGGATCCTGGATCAATACGCGGCCTAAACTACGCTAACCGCTCGCCTCCTGAAACGTCCCGCCTTCAGAGGCACCGCGAGTGGGGCCTCATTCCCGCTCGCCGAGCCCTTTGAGGATGTGCCACACGGTGAGCGCTGCCAGCTTCGCCGTCCGCCCGTCCGCGTCGAACGACGGGTTCAGTTCGACCACGTCGAAGGACGTGACGCGCGGCGAGCGGCCCATCACGTAGGCGGCGTAGAGCCACAGCGAGGCCGGCAACCCGCCCGCGTTGGGAGCGCTCACGCCGGGCGCGTGGGCCGCATCCACGGCGTCGAGGTCGAACGTGGCGAGCGTGGGCTTGACGAGGCCGATGCCGATGGAGCGGACGCGGACCTCGTTGAGGTTGCGCTGCCAGATCACCTCCCCGCCCCACTCGTCGATGAAGTCGAGGTGGGCGCGGGCGACGGCGTGCGGTTGCAGCCCGGCGACGGCGTAGCGGAGGCAGCGGCCGGAAGCGTGCTCGACGGCCTGCCGAAACGGCGAGCCCGAATGCGCCTGCCCGTCCTTCAGCGGACGCACGTCGGCGTGTGCGTCCCAGTTCAGAATCTCCACATCCTGTTCGGCGCCGACGTAGCCGAGGAAGTGGCCGAAGCTCGTCTCGTGCCCCCCGCCGAGCAAGATCGGCACGACGCCACCGGCGAGGAGCGGCGCGAGCACGTCGCCGAGCGCCCGTTGATCGGCTTCGACATCACCGGTGATGGGCACGTCGCCGAGGTCGGCGGTGTCGTCGAGGAGGTCAGCGAAGAGCCCGTGTTCGGCGTCGGGCGTGAGCCGGTAGAGCGCCTGCCGGATCGCGGTAGGACCGACCGCCGCGCCGGGCCGACCCCCATTGCGCCGCACGCCCTCGTCCGATGGGAAGCCGACGAGCGCGACCCGGGCGCCCTCGGCCGAGCGTCGCTGCGCGAGCCAACGGCCGAGGCGGGGATCATCCTCGGCGGTGTCGGGAGCGGGAACGTCAGGGGGCGTAAGCATGCGGGGCAAGATAGGGCGTCATGCGGGATTGGAAATTTCCTCGTCTAACCGCTCGACGCTTGAGATTGGTCACGCGGGCTTTTAGCTTCCCGCCTCCTCCGGGGACCCCTGCCCCGCACTCCTATAGTTTCCCTGACCCAACTCTCGATGTCCATTACCCGCTCCGCCGTCCTCCTCGCCGTCGTGCTCGTCGCGTCCGGCTGCTACCACGCCCGCATTGAAACGGGCCTCACGCCCTCTGCCCAAGTGGTCGAGAAATCCTTCGCCTCGGGCTGGATCTACGGCCTCGTCCCGCCCAGCACTGTCGAAGCAGGCGAGCAGTGCCCCAACGGCGTCGCGGTCGTCGAGACGCAGCTGAGCTTCGTGAACCAGCTTGTCACCGCGATCACGTTCGGGATCTACACGCCGATGCACATCAAAGTGACGTGTGCCACGGGTGGTACGTCCTCGCTCGCCGCCCCGGCCGAGTCTGTCGCCGTCGCCCACGGGGCGAGCGCCGAGGAGATTTCGGCGGCGTTCATGCACGCCGCCGACCTCGCGGTCGCGACCGAGCAAGCAGTGACCGTGCAGTTCGAGTAGCGCCACCACCCCGTTGGCGACGAGGCCGGGCGACGACGTTTCGCTCGGCCTTATTTCTTCAGGCACCCCAGACCGTTTCGCCGCCGATGACGGTGCGGACGCAGGCGTTCGGGCGGAAGTGGTAGAGCCAGTGGTTTACGTCGGGCGCGTCGATGACGGCGAAGTCAGCGCGCTTGCCTGGTTCGAGCGAGCCGACCTCGTCCTCCATCCCCACTGCGCGGGCGGCGATCACCGTCGCCCCCTTCAGCGCCTCGGCCGGCGTCATCCGCTGGAGCGTACAGGCGAGCATCAGGGCGAGCGGGAGGTGGAAGCTCGGCGCGCTGCCGGGGTTGAAGTCCGTCGCCACGGCGACGGCGACGCCCGCGTCGATCAGCTTCCGCGCGGGAAGCGGATGAACATTCAAATAGAGCGTAGCGAGCGGGAGCGACACGGCGACGACGCCCGACTCCGCCATCGCCGTTATCCCCGCGTCGGAGATGTATTCGAGGTGATCAGCCGAGATGGCGCCGACTTCGGCCGCGAGGGCGGCTCCTCCCCCATCGCTGAGTTGATCGGCGTGGAGCTTGGCGCGGAGCCCGTGACGGGCGGCGGCGGCAAAGATCGTCCGCGCTTCTTCTACCGAGTACGCCGTGTCCTCGACGAACACGTCGCAGAAGCGAGCGAGGCCGTCGGCGGCCTGCGGGATGACCGTCTCGGTGAGCAAGCGGACGTAGCCGGCGCGGTCCTCTTTGAACTCCGGCGGGACGATGTGCGCGCCGAGGAGCGTCGGGACGACGCGGGTCGGCTGCGACGCGGCGAGGCGGCGGTAGACGCGGAGCGTCTTCAGCTCATCGGCCTCGCTCAGCCCGTAGCCGCTCTTCGCCTCGACCGTCGTCACGCCGAGCGTGCGCATCTCGGCGAGGAAGCCGGAGGCCCGTGCTGTTAGCTCGTCCTCGGTGGCGGCCCGCGTGTGGCGCATCGTGCTCGCGATGCCGCCACCGGCCCGGGCGATGTCGAGGTAGCTCGCGCCCGCGATCCGCTGCGCGAACTCGTCCCCGCGCCAGCCGCCGAAGGCGAGGTGGGTGTGGCAGTCGACGAGGCCAGGGACGACGAGGCGCCCGCCCGCGCTCTGCCGGTCTTCATCCGCGAACTCCGCCGGAAGCTCCGCCGCCGGGCCGACCCACCGGATCGTATCGCCGGTCCACGCG is a window of Rhodothermales bacterium DNA encoding:
- a CDS encoding glycan-binding surface protein — protein: MTARRSALSLLAPAALLVAVVMLPACVQFQPAVLYSGVEPAPVPERPRMLSLAVEPVVYEDQNDDTVWFQEDTNCTQGRVTQDVVYEGRRAVEVSWDRGAEGCDWAGLGFGWDGWAGKDLSQLLPYAAFEMQVRSKEGTMYGLPIVLTLEDYSGGMGFAYTDNKYFERTFIDEEWQKVVVPLSAFDMDVENLDATNVKQLMMELQGSGSIYLDDIQLVFYEAQEQEPWLVEAPRPSPTALPIQLFDDAFINSNGWGLVTDACQSIEPTQANPSTGSTALHLQWDVRPEGCYEAAMGVSWDRWYPVNLTPIFQRAAVQFDIRLPSGTASSLPIRVGLEDYSRQFLGATLDGRSTPSGQFTAEWQTVTIPLSDLRPGGRQLAASPATVGGAPTRGEFDVSNVKQLVFFMDEQGDVFIDNVRLVDTY
- a CDS encoding T9SS type A sorting domain-containing protein, with translation MKHSLRHLSFTALVLLTAAAVVPHTASAQVVFDTFDDGDVANVSAFSGGAPEIGAGVGPIDGLGGAENTGLALGINPGGGGGFAGAAVVLAAGVDASASEYLTLYVRPTTVQASNLPLTLEINLQEDADGDGVYEGATEDEYQANYRLSLGSEYELVQIPLASFADDNSVNAGSDDGFDFSRVINVVFAFGGIPAGPEFALAFDEIGFSTGMTVANESDASGLPDAIVLGGAYPNPFTSLSRFDVTVERAQSVRVEVFDVLGRRVGVLHEGTLAAQTPHTFEIDGQDLPSGMYLYRVTGETAVQTRSLVLLK
- a CDS encoding LacI family DNA-binding transcriptional regulator; amino-acid sequence: MSATIRDVARRAGVSTATVSRVLNGTCPVHEDKRRLVLDASRALGYTPNLVARSLLSKKTGGLGVLLPFVGAEFFSEFLTGLDEAAQETGFFLMISTSHRHTDEFDAAMQAMDKRVDGMVIMAPELQPRDAASISETKGPVVFVNTYVDDPAFDVINFDNYGGGYALTQHLLGLGHRRIALIKGPVHARDAEERTRGYRAAMAEAGFADTSRLEYQGEYTREGGYGAARVLLCATPRPTAIVAANDYCAIGVMRALHEAGIAMPEEMAVAGFDGIGSTQYTLPPLTSVHVPMREIGYRAIRRLAECLENEERAEPPLRHVTPVELVVRKSTASPAEGGDG
- a CDS encoding formimidoylglutamase; the encoded protein is MLTPPDVPAPDTAEDDPRLGRWLAQRRSAEGARVALVGFPSDEGVRRNGGRPGAAVGPTAIRQALYRLTPDAEHGLFADLLDDTADLGDVPITGDVEADQRALGDVLAPLLAGGVVPILLGGGHETSFGHFLGYVGAEQDVEILNWDAHADVRPLKDGQAHSGSPFRQAVEHASGRCLRYAVAGLQPHAVARAHLDFIDEWGGEVIWQRNLNEVRVRSIGIGLVKPTLATFDLDAVDAAHAPGVSAPNAGGLPASLWLYAAYVMGRSPRVTSFDVVELNPSFDADGRTAKLAALTVWHILKGLGERE
- a CDS encoding Bor family protein — protein: MSITRSAVLLAVVLVASGCYHARIETGLTPSAQVVEKSFASGWIYGLVPPSTVEAGEQCPNGVAVVETQLSFVNQLVTAITFGIYTPMHIKVTCATGGTSSLAAPAESVAVAHGASAEEISAAFMHAADLAVATEQAVTVQFE
- the hutI gene encoding imidazolonepropionase, whose product is MPVLTDITTLATCRADGGQAEIHTVPDAALAWTGDTIRWVGPAAELPAEFADEDRQSAGGRLVVPGLVDCHTHLAFGGWRGDEFAQRIAGASYLDIARAGGGIASTMRHTRAATEDELTARASGFLAEMRTLGVTTVEAKSGYGLSEADELKTLRVYRRLAASQPTRVVPTLLGAHIVPPEFKEDRAGYVRLLTETVIPQAADGLARFCDVFVEDTAYSVEEARTIFAAAARHGLRAKLHADQLSDGGGAALAAEVGAISADHLEYISDAGITAMAESGVVAVSLPLATLYLNVHPLPARKLIDAGVAVAVATDFNPGSAPSFHLPLALMLACTLQRMTPAEALKGATVIAARAVGMEDEVGSLEPGKRADFAVIDAPDVNHWLYHFRPNACVRTVIGGETVWGA